From Streptomyces sp. NBC_00775, one genomic window encodes:
- a CDS encoding dihydrofolate reductase family protein — MAQLLRVQNFNVSRDGFGAGEHQSLESPFGHADPERLFAWAGATASWPMRTDPGGSRGLDDYFTRDFARNIGAEIMGRNKFGPQRGPWHDHDWRGWWGAEPPFHTPVFVMTHHKRPSFTLSDTTFHFVDGDPATVLERAREAAQGKDVRLGGGVTTIRQFLDAGLVDTLHVAVSQVRLGSGVRLWESPDELLDRFHLEVVPSPSGVTHHLFWRR; from the coding sequence GTGGCTCAGCTGCTGAGGGTCCAGAACTTCAACGTCTCACGCGACGGATTCGGTGCCGGTGAGCACCAGAGCCTCGAGAGTCCGTTCGGCCACGCCGATCCCGAGAGGCTGTTCGCCTGGGCCGGCGCCACGGCGAGCTGGCCCATGCGCACCGACCCCGGGGGGAGCCGCGGACTCGACGACTACTTCACACGAGATTTCGCACGCAACATCGGCGCCGAGATCATGGGCCGCAACAAGTTCGGGCCCCAGCGCGGGCCCTGGCACGACCATGACTGGCGCGGCTGGTGGGGTGCCGAACCCCCGTTTCACACCCCGGTGTTCGTCATGACCCACCACAAGCGTCCTTCGTTCACGCTCTCCGACACCACGTTCCACTTCGTCGACGGCGACCCGGCCACGGTCCTCGAACGGGCCCGGGAGGCGGCGCAGGGCAAGGACGTCCGACTCGGCGGTGGGGTGACCACCATCCGACAGTTCCTTGACGCCGGCCTCGTCGACACCCTGCATGTGGCGGTCTCGCAGGTGCGGCTCGGATCCGGGGTACGACTCTGGGAGTCACCCGATGAACTGCTTGACCGGTTCCACCTCGAGGTCGTGCCCAGCCCGAGCGGCGTGACGCACCACCTGTTCTGGCGAAGGTGA
- a CDS encoding alpha-L-rhamnosidase-related protein — translation MRRRPPLSRSPGRHHLLGLAVIAATVLSAGPAPYAGAAPFATTATGVHKAALDALNYSPTSRTLKPTAVYRTSGSVANPQNVLSGQATRISGSQSAVTLDFGKEVGGLATLSFGSASDSGQRVGLAFSESSLYVGNNSDRSSGRDGEDGALYATASANGTYTMPTAQLRGGFRYLTVFLDTSGWVDLTGVSLNFTAAPGKANPADYANYFSSSDDLLNSIWYAGAYTVQLNTIASGQGRAWPPPASAWDNSATVGVGDSVLVDGAKRDRTVWPGDMGIAVPTQYAYSGDLTSTRNALTTMYDAQSAEGEIPWSGPPFNLTGSDTYHTWTLLGTSTYYTYSADRTWLDSEWADYKRGMAFITNKIDGNNLLNVTRTQDWARVGQGGENISANALLYAALKGGAALATVEGDSALAASWTGKAAAIKTAANSHLWDASKGMYKDNPTSGLYPQDGNSLAVWYGLTDSTAKSRSIITQLGTRWGAYGPTTPEWGGNVSPFVGGVELNARFTANDDYTALDQIRRTWGHMLTSDIGTKSTFWEGIKADGGLAYGGSFMSLAHGWSSAPTSTLTFDVLGTAPESATGTYRFVPHPGDLTSAEGRITMPQGAINASWSRDPAAGTYSAHLTSPSGTTGRIGVPKFGGGNISVSVNGTVVWSNGSFTPTSGITGASQDDTYVYLTGVAPGSYTVTASGLGNPSAPADPGTGALRAGFTRCAGEGGTCSFSGTRAVAYGAGTYTYKTATSSTACTNASFEGDPAPNLVKSCYVADAGGPPGYTSCAAEGGTCAVPGYNRDVAYGANGNFAHQVTNGSVACTNAHFGDPIDGVAKSCYLPPDGAPAGGWTKCASQNGTCSAAAGQPVMYGAFGAFTTLTATGDTPCTDATFGDPIPGESKACYTATGGPAGYATSCAAEGGTCAFSGQQTIAYGARGRFLYKAFTGGTGCTTAAFGTDPLPGVSKTCYLTS, via the coding sequence ATGCGTCGTCGTCCCCCGCTGAGCAGATCGCCAGGTCGACACCACTTGCTCGGCCTCGCCGTGATCGCGGCCACCGTCCTGTCCGCGGGACCCGCGCCGTACGCCGGCGCCGCGCCGTTCGCGACGACCGCAACGGGCGTCCACAAGGCGGCCCTTGACGCCCTGAACTACTCGCCGACCTCACGCACCCTGAAGCCGACCGCCGTCTACCGCACATCCGGCAGCGTCGCGAACCCGCAGAACGTCCTCAGCGGGCAGGCGACACGGATCTCCGGCTCCCAGTCGGCCGTCACTCTCGACTTCGGCAAGGAGGTCGGCGGTCTGGCAACGTTGTCTTTCGGCAGTGCCAGCGACAGCGGCCAACGGGTCGGCCTTGCCTTCAGCGAGTCGTCGCTGTACGTGGGCAACAACAGCGACCGCAGCAGCGGCCGCGACGGCGAGGACGGGGCCCTCTACGCCACAGCCTCCGCCAACGGCACCTACACGATGCCCACGGCGCAACTGCGCGGCGGCTTCCGCTACCTGACCGTCTTCCTCGACACCTCGGGCTGGGTGGACCTCACAGGCGTCAGCCTCAACTTCACCGCGGCTCCCGGGAAAGCCAACCCGGCCGACTACGCCAACTACTTCTCCTCCAGCGACGACCTGCTCAACAGCATCTGGTACGCCGGGGCCTACACCGTGCAGCTCAACACGATCGCCTCCGGCCAGGGCCGCGCCTGGCCCCCGCCGGCCTCGGCGTGGGACAACAGTGCCACCGTCGGTGTCGGTGACTCGGTCCTGGTCGACGGGGCCAAGCGCGACCGTACGGTGTGGCCCGGCGACATGGGCATCGCCGTACCCACGCAGTACGCGTACTCGGGCGACCTCACCTCGACCCGCAACGCGCTCACCACGATGTACGACGCACAGTCGGCGGAGGGCGAAATCCCCTGGTCGGGCCCGCCGTTCAACCTCACCGGCTCGGACACCTACCACACCTGGACGCTGCTGGGCACGTCCACGTACTACACCTACTCGGCCGACCGGACATGGCTGGACTCCGAATGGGCCGACTACAAGCGCGGGATGGCCTTCATCACCAACAAGATCGACGGCAACAACCTGCTCAATGTGACCCGCACCCAGGACTGGGCCCGGGTCGGCCAGGGCGGCGAGAACATCTCCGCCAACGCGCTGCTGTACGCCGCGCTCAAGGGCGGCGCCGCCCTGGCCACGGTCGAGGGCGACAGCGCACTCGCCGCGAGCTGGACCGGCAAGGCGGCCGCCATCAAGACCGCCGCCAACTCCCACCTGTGGGACGCTTCGAAGGGCATGTACAAGGACAACCCGACCAGCGGCCTGTATCCGCAGGACGGCAACTCGCTCGCCGTCTGGTACGGGCTCACCGACTCCACGGCGAAGTCGCGGAGCATCATCACCCAGCTCGGCACCCGCTGGGGCGCGTATGGGCCCACCACCCCCGAGTGGGGCGGCAACGTGTCGCCCTTCGTGGGCGGCGTGGAGCTGAACGCCCGCTTCACCGCGAATGACGACTACACCGCCCTGGATCAGATCCGCCGCACCTGGGGCCACATGCTGACCAGCGACATCGGCACCAAGAGCACCTTCTGGGAGGGCATCAAGGCCGACGGCGGCCTCGCCTACGGCGGTTCGTTCATGAGTCTGGCCCACGGCTGGTCCAGCGCGCCCACCTCGACGCTCACCTTCGACGTGCTCGGCACCGCACCGGAGTCGGCGACCGGCACTTACCGCTTCGTCCCGCACCCCGGCGACCTGACCAGCGCCGAGGGCCGCATCACCATGCCCCAGGGTGCCATCAACGCGTCCTGGTCCCGCGACCCCGCCGCCGGCACCTACTCGGCGCACCTCACCAGCCCGTCCGGCACCACCGGCCGCATCGGCGTCCCGAAGTTCGGCGGCGGCAACATCTCGGTGTCCGTGAACGGCACCGTCGTATGGAGCAACGGAAGCTTCACGCCCACCTCCGGCATCACCGGCGCGAGCCAGGACGACACCTACGTCTACCTCACCGGCGTCGCCCCCGGCAGTTACACCGTGACCGCCAGCGGACTGGGCAATCCGTCGGCACCCGCCGATCCCGGAACCGGTGCGCTGCGGGCGGGTTTCACCCGGTGCGCGGGCGAGGGCGGTACGTGCTCCTTCAGCGGCACGCGTGCGGTGGCCTACGGGGCCGGGACGTACACGTACAAGACAGCGACCAGTAGCACCGCCTGCACCAACGCCTCCTTCGAAGGCGACCCCGCGCCGAACCTCGTCAAGTCCTGCTACGTCGCCGACGCGGGCGGCCCGCCCGGATACACCTCCTGCGCGGCGGAGGGCGGCACCTGCGCCGTCCCCGGCTACAACCGTGACGTCGCCTACGGCGCCAACGGCAACTTCGCCCACCAGGTCACCAACGGCTCCGTCGCCTGCACCAACGCCCACTTCGGCGATCCCATCGACGGCGTCGCCAAGTCCTGCTACCTGCCACCCGACGGAGCGCCGGCCGGCGGTTGGACCAAGTGCGCGTCCCAGAACGGCACCTGCTCGGCCGCCGCGGGACAGCCGGTGATGTACGGCGCCTTCGGAGCGTTCACCACGCTCACGGCCACCGGCGACACCCCGTGCACCGACGCCACGTTCGGCGACCCGATCCCCGGCGAGTCGAAAGCCTGCTACACCGCCACCGGCGGCCCGGCAGGCTACGCCACCTCCTGCGCCGCCGAAGGCGGCACGTGCGCCTTCAGCGGACAGCAGACCATCGCCTACGGCGCCCGGGGCCGCTTCCTCTACAAGGCGTTCACCGGCGGCACCGGCTGCACGACGGCGGCGTTCGGCACCGATCCGCTGCCCGGCGTGAGCAAGACCTGCTACCTCACATCCTGA
- a CDS encoding glycoside hydrolase family 76 protein, whose amino-acid sequence MNSTARRIRRIGTGLIAALALLIPVTTGVATAAPEATICNKYCDTRDPALSPGDRQPVTATIYARTLTLHFDDTDAMGWASITNGSPGDEVWLDRSFDGGRTWSSGSKLGDTTIPSGQRGWRTLMYNVDDWNNNGVGALRACGKAGDRAEIACTAWARTTWNAYSRPTAAATALMQSYNNSTGLFDTTGWWNSANALTAIIDNIRVTGMPSYKYAVANTYDRQLSAQGGQFRNDYIDDTGWWGLAWVAAYDLTGDSRYLNTARADADYMARYWDSTCGGGVWWSTAKTYKNAIANSLYLELNAALHNRISGDTVYLGRANAEWSWFKGTGMINGSHLVNDGIDLSTCGNNGSTAWSYNQGVLLGGLAELYRATGDSALLTTGRQIGDASTTSTSLNSGGILREPCETNGCGGDGPSFKGAYVRGLSVFNAQLSDRPYTSYITRQANSAYANDRNALDAYGLHWAGPIDSTDAARQQSALDLMNAAN is encoded by the coding sequence ATGAACTCAACGGCAAGACGCATCCGGAGAATCGGCACCGGCCTGATCGCGGCCCTGGCCCTCCTGATCCCGGTCACCACCGGCGTCGCGACCGCCGCCCCCGAGGCGACGATCTGCAACAAGTACTGCGACACCCGCGACCCGGCCCTGTCCCCGGGGGACCGGCAGCCTGTCACCGCCACCATCTACGCCCGCACCCTCACCCTGCACTTCGACGACACCGACGCGATGGGCTGGGCCTCGATCACCAACGGCAGTCCGGGGGACGAGGTCTGGCTCGACCGCTCCTTCGACGGCGGCCGGACCTGGAGCTCGGGCAGCAAGCTCGGCGACACCACCATCCCTTCGGGGCAAAGGGGTTGGCGCACCCTGATGTACAACGTCGACGACTGGAACAACAACGGCGTCGGAGCGCTGCGCGCCTGCGGCAAGGCGGGGGACCGGGCCGAGATCGCCTGCACGGCATGGGCCCGTACCACCTGGAACGCGTACAGCCGGCCCACCGCGGCGGCCACCGCGCTGATGCAGTCGTACAACAACTCCACCGGCCTGTTCGACACCACCGGCTGGTGGAACTCCGCCAACGCCCTGACCGCGATCATCGACAACATCCGCGTCACCGGAATGCCCAGCTACAAGTACGCCGTCGCCAACACCTACGACCGCCAACTGAGCGCCCAGGGCGGCCAGTTCCGCAACGACTACATCGACGACACGGGGTGGTGGGGGCTCGCCTGGGTCGCCGCGTACGACCTGACCGGAGACAGCCGCTATCTGAACACCGCCCGCGCCGACGCGGACTACATGGCGCGGTACTGGGACTCGACGTGCGGCGGCGGGGTGTGGTGGAGCACGGCGAAGACGTACAAGAACGCGATCGCCAATTCCCTCTACCTGGAGCTGAACGCGGCGCTGCACAACCGGATCTCCGGCGACACGGTCTATCTCGGCCGGGCGAACGCGGAGTGGTCGTGGTTCAAGGGCACCGGCATGATCAACGGCTCCCATCTGGTCAACGACGGCATCGACCTGTCGACCTGCGGCAACAACGGGTCCACGGCATGGTCGTACAACCAGGGTGTGCTCCTCGGCGGACTGGCCGAGCTGTACCGCGCGACGGGGGACTCGGCCCTGCTGACCACCGGCCGCCAGATCGGTGACGCCTCGACCACTTCCACATCGCTGAACTCCGGCGGAATCCTGCGCGAGCCGTGCGAGACGAACGGCTGCGGGGGCGACGGGCCCTCCTTCAAGGGCGCCTACGTCCGCGGGCTGAGCGTCTTCAACGCCCAACTGTCCGACCGCCCCTACACCTCGTACATCACACGGCAGGCGAACTCCGCCTACGCCAACGACCGCAACGCCCTCGACGCGTACGGACTGCACTGGGCAGGGCCGATCGACTCGACGGACGCCGCCCGCCAGCAGAGCGCACTCGACCTGATGAACGCGGCGAACTGA
- a CDS encoding beta-1,3-glucanase family protein, which produces MLSRRSLLRASTAALATPAILTGVAGRASATASTLSIDLQNNTGSNTVYAYVTGLAIDNGNAWYLLRADGQTPYYPSSPSSTGTPLAVDCAIPLNASGAGPKRITIPRIAGGRLWFSVDRKLTFLLNPGPALVEPSVTNSSDPNIDIQWDFCEFTFNSSVLYANVSAVDFAAMPIALKLTTGSGGTQSVPGLAAGGLDSICAGLTAQHAADGQGWDQLIVTSGGQNLRALSPTAGIVRNSSLFSGYYSSYVDQVWAKYASTPLTVDTQASWGTLTGTVSGGLLTFPGAGSFAKPSAPDIFSCNSGPFNVSSAIMGALTARISAALNRSTLLSDANQPDGENPATYYTTSPTNHYARLVHATSTDGRGYAFPYDDVTPNGGTDQSGFVTAGDPTLLTVTLSAVHGGGGTTPPSGGTSAFSTIQASSYTGQSGTTTETTSDTGGGYDVGYIAGGDWLGYANIDFGSGGATQFIARVASGAANGVSGLVQVALDSPTATPVGSFSLGSTGGWQSWVTIPANISRVTGVHTVYLTFASGQPADFVNVHWFTFAA; this is translated from the coding sequence ATGCTGTCCCGCAGAAGTCTTCTCAGAGCCTCCACGGCCGCACTGGCCACCCCCGCGATCCTCACCGGCGTGGCCGGCCGTGCCTCCGCCACCGCGTCGACCCTCAGCATCGACCTGCAGAACAACACCGGCTCCAACACGGTCTACGCGTACGTCACCGGCCTGGCGATCGACAACGGCAACGCCTGGTACCTGCTGCGGGCCGACGGCCAGACCCCCTACTACCCCTCGTCCCCGTCCTCGACCGGCACCCCGCTCGCGGTGGACTGTGCCATCCCGCTGAACGCCTCGGGCGCCGGCCCCAAGCGGATCACCATCCCGCGCATAGCCGGCGGCCGGCTGTGGTTCTCCGTCGACAGGAAGCTGACGTTCCTGCTCAACCCCGGCCCGGCGCTCGTCGAGCCGTCGGTGACCAACTCGTCCGACCCGAACATCGACATCCAGTGGGATTTCTGCGAGTTCACCTTCAACAGCTCGGTCCTGTACGCCAACGTCAGCGCCGTCGACTTCGCCGCCATGCCCATCGCGCTCAAGCTCACCACCGGCTCGGGCGGAACACAGAGCGTGCCGGGCCTGGCCGCCGGCGGACTCGACTCCATCTGCGCCGGGCTGACCGCGCAACACGCCGCCGACGGCCAGGGCTGGGACCAGCTGATCGTCACCTCCGGCGGCCAGAACCTGCGGGCCCTGAGTCCCACCGCCGGCATCGTGCGCAACTCCTCGCTGTTCTCCGGGTATTACTCCTCCTACGTCGACCAGGTGTGGGCCAAGTACGCGTCCACCCCGCTGACCGTCGACACCCAGGCGTCCTGGGGCACCCTCACCGGAACCGTGTCCGGCGGCCTGCTCACCTTCCCGGGGGCAGGGTCCTTCGCGAAGCCGTCGGCCCCCGACATCTTCAGCTGCAACTCGGGCCCCTTCAACGTGTCTTCGGCCATCATGGGCGCCCTCACCGCCCGTATCAGCGCGGCCCTCAACCGCAGCACCCTGCTGTCCGACGCCAACCAGCCGGACGGGGAGAACCCCGCCACCTACTACACGACTTCACCCACCAACCACTACGCACGCCTGGTGCACGCCACCTCCACCGACGGACGCGGCTACGCCTTCCCCTACGACGACGTCACCCCGAACGGGGGCACCGACCAGTCCGGCTTCGTCACCGCCGGCGACCCCACTCTGCTGACCGTCACGTTGAGCGCCGTCCACGGCGGCGGAGGAACCACCCCGCCCTCCGGTGGGACCAGCGCCTTCTCCACCATCCAGGCGTCCTCGTACACCGGCCAGTCCGGCACCACCACCGAGACCACCAGCGACACCGGCGGCGGCTACGACGTGGGATACATCGCCGGCGGGGACTGGCTCGGCTACGCGAACATCGACTTCGGCAGTGGCGGCGCGACACAGTTCATCGCCCGGGTGGCCTCCGGGGCCGCCAATGGGGTTAGCGGGCTGGTGCAGGTCGCGCTGGACAGCCCCACGGCCACCCCGGTCGGCAGCTTCTCCCTGGGCAGCACGGGCGGCTGGCAGAGCTGGGTGACGATCCCCGCGAACATCAGCAGGGTGACCGGCGTGCACACGGTCTATCTGACCTTCGCCAGCGGGCAGCCCGCCGACTTCGTCAACGTCCACTGGTTCACCTTCGCGGCCTGA
- a CDS encoding alpha/beta hydrolase-fold protein, with product MDRRTFMAGSATATAGALAVFGSATPSSAEEARGTGSGGDHVRSVTAITQVFGAGQKLVAVAVEYDRDIDGSMLSTSTFAVTDRTVTKVYANRTADLAQRGRAGRYVIVELSPDDTAAALWVTQQGSGTPPTDGSGSGSGDSGGGVGAGGPKVGDTTPGGTIVAAKATLTQTDTVTTTRGTRYAADSTELTTDAVVNLIVDDFQQFSFADPATGQTLKYNLFVPKDYDPRRRYPLVLFMHDASVVNVATEGPLVQGLGAVCWASPEDQARHESFVLAPEYGSVVIDDNYEPSTLFDATANLVESVTQQYSIDRNRLYTTGQSMGAMMSLGLNIKYPDLFAAAFIVAGQWPETQAAPLAQKKLWILVSADDTKAYPGEQAITEVIQEQGTQVSTALWDGQSTAAEFAADVRSMKAQRTPVNFAAFETGTVVPSGSTTSAHMATWQVAYTIPGIRDWIMRQSL from the coding sequence ATGGACAGGCGTACGTTCATGGCCGGATCCGCAACTGCGACAGCCGGCGCCCTGGCGGTGTTCGGCAGCGCGACCCCCAGCTCAGCCGAAGAGGCGCGCGGGACGGGCTCGGGGGGTGACCACGTGCGGAGCGTCACCGCCATCACGCAGGTCTTCGGCGCCGGGCAGAAGCTCGTCGCGGTGGCGGTCGAGTACGACAGGGACATCGACGGTTCGATGCTGTCGACGTCGACGTTCGCGGTCACCGATCGCACCGTGACCAAGGTCTACGCGAACAGGACGGCCGACCTCGCGCAGCGGGGCAGGGCCGGCCGCTACGTCATCGTGGAGCTGTCGCCGGACGACACGGCGGCGGCCCTGTGGGTGACACAGCAGGGTTCCGGCACGCCTCCCACCGACGGTTCCGGCAGCGGGTCGGGCGATTCCGGCGGCGGGGTCGGGGCGGGGGGCCCGAAGGTCGGCGACACCACGCCGGGCGGAACCATCGTCGCGGCGAAGGCCACGCTGACCCAGACGGACACCGTCACCACGACCCGCGGCACCCGCTACGCCGCGGACAGCACGGAGCTGACCACCGACGCGGTGGTGAACCTGATCGTCGACGACTTCCAGCAGTTCTCGTTCGCCGACCCGGCGACCGGGCAGACCCTGAAGTACAACCTGTTCGTCCCGAAGGACTATGACCCCCGCAGGCGCTATCCGCTCGTCCTGTTCATGCACGACGCGAGTGTGGTCAACGTGGCGACGGAAGGCCCCCTGGTCCAGGGCCTCGGCGCCGTGTGCTGGGCGAGCCCGGAGGACCAGGCCCGGCACGAGTCCTTCGTCCTGGCCCCTGAGTACGGCTCCGTGGTGATCGACGACAACTACGAGCCGTCGACGCTGTTCGACGCCACCGCCAACCTCGTCGAGTCGGTGACGCAGCAGTACAGCATCGACCGGAACCGGCTCTACACGACCGGGCAGTCGATGGGAGCGATGATGTCGCTCGGGCTGAACATCAAGTACCCCGACCTGTTCGCGGCCGCGTTCATCGTCGCCGGGCAGTGGCCGGAAACCCAGGCCGCGCCCCTGGCCCAGAAGAAGCTGTGGATCCTCGTCTCCGCGGACGACACCAAGGCATACCCGGGTGAGCAGGCCATCACCGAGGTCATCCAGGAGCAGGGCACGCAGGTCAGCACCGCCCTGTGGGACGGCCAGTCCACGGCCGCGGAGTTCGCCGCGGACGTCCGGAGCATGAAGGCACAGCGGACCCCGGTGAACTTCGCCGCCTTCGAGACCGGCACGGTCGTACCGTCCGGCTCCACCACCAGCGCGCACATGGCCACCTGGCAGGTCGCCTACACCATCCCCGGCATCCGTGACTGGATCATGCGCCAGTCCCTGTAA
- a CDS encoding glycoside hydrolase family 76 protein, whose product MAWASIDSGVTGDSVWLDRSWDGGTTWEGLLGKASIPSTWTGTRTLMYNITDPRNHRRGLVRACGDAAGVGCTNWVYPTVCDTLCDSTGAGQAAGDDQPVPSTTLYGRTIRLHVDQKNSMAWASIDTGGAGDEIWLDRSWDGGSTWPDGSSLGRTSTPSGATGTRTAMYATRDPRGLLYGGAVRACGREASHNEGSCTTWFRPVPTRARAAADALMTSYDPYNGWWPSSWWNSAATLTSLIDFAKTTGTHDYDWVIARTFDRNKGTFAAGVRSSDALEGDFISRSIDDSGWWAIAWLDAYDYTGDSRYLDEAVTIANYVQQYWDPSTCGGGVWWDRERTYKNAVTNGQYLWLTTALHQRIPGDTVWLQRAKTSAAWYKASGMINSLGLVNDGLSSACANNGSTVWSYNQGLAIGGFTELWRTTGDSSLLATARTLADAAVSNPTLTTGGVLTESCDVGSASCDDNQKQFKGIFMRNFADLAKATGSSTYRSYVQKQADTLWAQDRTSVNALGERWAGTSPNQTDWRTQASALGALTAAAG is encoded by the coding sequence ATGGCCTGGGCCAGCATCGACAGCGGCGTGACCGGCGACTCGGTGTGGCTGGACCGCTCCTGGGACGGCGGCACCACCTGGGAGGGACTGCTCGGCAAGGCGAGCATCCCGAGCACCTGGACCGGCACCAGGACGCTGATGTACAACATCACCGATCCCCGCAACCACCGACGCGGGCTCGTGCGGGCCTGCGGCGACGCCGCAGGCGTCGGCTGCACGAACTGGGTCTACCCCACCGTCTGCGACACCCTCTGCGACAGTACCGGCGCCGGCCAGGCGGCCGGCGACGACCAGCCGGTGCCGTCCACCACCCTCTACGGCCGCACGATCCGGCTGCACGTCGACCAGAAGAACTCCATGGCCTGGGCGAGCATCGACACCGGCGGCGCCGGCGACGAGATCTGGCTCGACCGCTCCTGGGACGGCGGCTCGACCTGGCCGGACGGCTCCTCCCTCGGCCGCACCAGCACCCCGTCCGGGGCCACCGGCACCCGTACCGCCATGTACGCCACCCGAGACCCGCGCGGCCTCCTCTACGGCGGCGCGGTCCGCGCCTGCGGCCGGGAGGCGAGCCACAACGAGGGCAGCTGCACCACGTGGTTCAGGCCCGTGCCGACCAGGGCGCGCGCGGCGGCGGACGCGCTGATGACGTCGTACGACCCCTACAACGGCTGGTGGCCCAGCAGTTGGTGGAACTCGGCCGCCACCCTCACCTCCCTCATCGACTTCGCGAAGACCACCGGCACGCACGACTACGACTGGGTCATCGCGCGCACCTTCGACCGGAACAAGGGCACCTTCGCCGCCGGCGTGCGCAGTTCGGACGCGCTCGAGGGCGACTTCATCAGCCGTTCCATCGACGACTCGGGCTGGTGGGCCATCGCCTGGCTGGACGCGTACGACTACACCGGCGACTCCCGCTACCTCGACGAGGCCGTCACCATCGCCAACTACGTCCAGCAGTACTGGGATCCCAGCACCTGCGGCGGTGGCGTGTGGTGGGACCGTGAGCGCACCTACAAGAACGCGGTGACGAACGGGCAGTACCTGTGGCTGACCACGGCGCTGCACCAGCGCATCCCGGGCGACACCGTGTGGCTCCAGCGGGCGAAGACCTCCGCCGCCTGGTACAAGGCCAGCGGGATGATCAACTCCTTGGGGCTGGTGAACGACGGGCTCTCCTCCGCCTGCGCCAACAACGGCTCCACCGTGTGGAGTTACAACCAGGGGCTGGCCATCGGCGGCTTCACCGAGCTGTGGAGGACGACCGGGGACAGTTCGCTGCTGGCCACCGCGCGAACCCTGGCCGACGCCGCCGTCAGCAACCCGACGCTGACCACCGGCGGCGTGCTCACCGAGTCCTGCGACGTCGGCTCGGCGTCCTGCGACGACAACCAGAAGCAGTTCAAGGGCATCTTCATGCGGAACTTCGCCGACCTCGCGAAGGCCACCGGCTCCAGTACCTACCGGAGTTACGTCCAGAAGCAGGCGGACACCCTGTGGGCGCAGGACCGCACCTCCGTCAACGCCCTCGGTGAACGCTGGGCCGGCACCAGCCCCAACCAGACCGACTGGCGTACCCAGGCCAGCGCCCTCGGAGCGCTCACGGCCGCCGCGGGCTGA